The DNA region CCGACCATTGCCACCACGTCAGGATCATTTTCAGCATCTGCTGACAGCACAGTGGCTATGACCTGGGTTTCATTGCGATAGTGCTTGGGAAACAGCGGCCGAATAGGTCGGTCGATGAGACGAGACACCAGGGTCTCTCGCTCGCTAGGTCTGCCTATTTCCCGCCGGAAAAAACCGCCGGGTATCCGGCCTGCAGCAAACCCCTTCTCCTGATACTCGACGTTGAGAGGCACAAAATCGATGCCTTCCCTGGTCCTGTCTTCACCCACTGCTGTAACCAGCACTACAGTGTCGCCATAACTGACCAGCACAGCGCCGCTCGCCTGTTTGGCCATCTCCCCTGTTTCCAGCCGCAGTCGCCGACCTCCCAACTCTACTTCAACAGTTTCTTTCATCGTTCCTTCCCTTCTTCAAAGCAAATATCACCTGTCAGCGAAATGAATCGTTGTGGTGTTAGAAGTTTTTGCCGCATGGCACCGATTGGCTCATTTCCCTGAGACCACCTGACCTGAAAAGTCGTGACGGCGGTCTGTTGTGAACGTCTCCTCGTGCTCCTGGTATAATAATCCTCCGAGGCAAGAACTCATGGGGATACAAAGCGGTGGGGTCCCGCAAGAACTAGGCTAGCGGCGAAGGCCCAAACGTTCCACCACAGTTCGATACCTTGCCACATCAGTTCTCTTGAGATAATTGAGCAACCGCCGTCGCTGCCCGACCAGTTTTAGCAGGCCGCGCCTGGAGTGGTGATCTTTTGCGTGCACCTTGAAATGCTCCGTGAGATAGGCAATACGCTCACTGAGCAGTGCAATCTGTACTTCAGGGGAACCGGTGTCAGTCTCATGTGTCTTGAAATTCTCGATGACCTCTCTTTTCTTTTCTGCGGTTAAAGCCACTGCCAACCCTCCTTCGCGTTCCAGTCCTTGAACCTCAATGTCCTATTCAGTGAGAGGTGAGCCCTGTGAAGCGGCTGACCTCTGGGAAGTACCAAAAACTCGTAAAGTCTTGAAAGCAGCCTCACTGCTTCTTTGGCTGTGCCCGTTGCAACGGGCAACAATAGCCACCAGTTGCCCTCGAGGGTCCACCACCTTGAATGGAGTCCGGCCCTCATGTCCACACTCTTGTCTGTGCTCGATCATGGCCGCTGTCAGCAACATCCCTTGACGAATGCGTCTGGCGGTCAACTCGGAGACGGCTAGAGCTGGATAGTCCTCCACAGCCTGACTGAGGGGAATTAAAGCTTCTGTCACTCTCTGCTCTGCTGCCAAACTTGCCAGCTCAGCTAGAGTTATGCTGCGCTCCAGGCGAAAACCGCCGCTGCGCAAGCGGCAAAGCCGACTAACATGGCCGCCACAATGAAGATAGCGCGCCAGGTCACTCGCCAGAGCGCGTACATACGTTCCTTTGGAACAGACCACTCTGAAGGTTGCTTCCGGCCATTTCACCTCCACAAGCGACAGACTGTCAATCCTCACCGTGCGCACAGGGAGCTCTGGCTTCTGGCCCTGGTAAGCCAACTGGTACAGGCGGCGCCCACCCAGGCGCACAGCGGAATAACGGGGCACCACCTGGTCAATCAGGCCAGTGAAGACCGTACATGCCCTTCTGATCTCCTCTGCGGCAATGGCTGCGCACTGCTCCTCTTTGATCACCTTGCCCGTGCAGTCTTGAGTGTCAGTCTCGATTCCGAAAAAAACAGTAAAAAGGTACTCCTTCTCCTGACTCGTCAGGAACGGCGACAGCTTGGTAGCCTCGTTCACCAGGAGCACCAGCAAACCGCTGGCAAAAGGATCCAGGGTGCCAGCATGCCCCACCTTGGCTCCACCCAGCAATCTCCTTGCCTGCACCACAAGATCGTGGGAGGTGCATCCTGGGTGTTTGTTCAGCAGCAAAACACCATCGTGTACGAAGCGATTCCTCATGGCCGTTCTTACCTGGTGGCTGATTTGCAGCGAGGTGCTCACGGCAGCTTCCCTTGCAAATATTCCTCTGCTGCCTGCAGCACCTCGTCAACCACTTGCTCGAGAGTTCCCTTCAGCCGAAATGCCGCAGCATTCTCGTGCCCACCGCCTGCATACATCTGGGCAAAATCAGCAACATTGCACTTTCCCCGCGAGCGGAGACTCACATTTATCTCGCCAGTGGTAAGCTCCTTGAAAAGAACAGCTATCTCAACAGTGCGGAGAGACCTTGGATAATTCACCAGACCCTCCGTATCTTGAGCAGTAGTTCCTGTGTCGGCCAGCATCTCTCTGCTCACCCAGATGGCTGCCACCCGGCCGTCAGCGCGCAGTGTCAGTGTCTGCAGGCTTGTGGCCAGCAGCCGCAACCGCCCGGGAGTCATGCTGTCATAGACAGCACTGGCCACTTCCTCTGGCTCCACCCCCAGGGAAACCATCTCGGCAGCTATGGACAGCGCCCTGGCCGTGGTATTGGCGAAGCGAAACGAACCGGTGTCAGTGAGAATCGCCGTGTAAATATTCACAGCAACTGGCTTGCTCAGTTCTACGGCCAGTGCCCCAAAAATCTCGTAAAGCAATTCGGCTGTACTGCTGCATTCTGGCCTTATGAGGTTCAGATCCCCAAAACCATTGCCTGAACTGTGATGATCGATGTGGATGATTTTCCCTGCCTGCAGCACTGCCTCAGCACCTTTGCCGAGTCGGTTCACTTCGCCGCAGTCCAACACCACTGCCGCATCGAAATTCTCTCCCGTAGGAATCTCGTGCACGATGCGGTCGGCAAAAGGCATGAATTCTAGAAATCCAGGCACCTGATCCTGACAGTAAGCAAGCACTGTCTTGCCCATTCCTTCGAGCACCAGGGCAAGTGCTCCCAGAGAACCAATGGCATCCCCGTCTGGATTCACATGGGTGGCAAGGAGGAAACGTGAGTGCTCTCTCAGTTCCTGGGCAATAGCGCTAATCATTCATACTCCGGTCGGTTCAAGTCGGTAAGCAGCCGTTGAATTAGAGCACCCTGATCAAAAGAGGTGTCCAGAAAAAAGGCAATGTC from Deltaproteobacteria bacterium includes:
- the truB gene encoding tRNA pseudouridine(55) synthase TruB: MSTSLQISHQVRTAMRNRFVHDGVLLLNKHPGCTSHDLVVQARRLLGGAKVGHAGTLDPFASGLLVLLVNEATKLSPFLTSQEKEYLFTVFFGIETDTQDCTGKVIKEEQCAAIAAEEIRRACTVFTGLIDQVVPRYSAVRLGGRRLYQLAYQGQKPELPVRTVRIDSLSLVEVKWPEATFRVVCSKGTYVRALASDLARYLHCGGHVSRLCRLRSGGFRLERSITLAELASLAAEQRVTEALIPLSQAVEDYPALAVSELTARRIRQGMLLTAAMIEHRQECGHEGRTPFKVVDPRGQLVAIVARCNGHSQRSSEAAFKTLRVFGTSQRSAASQGSPLTE
- a CDS encoding bifunctional oligoribonuclease/PAP phosphatase NrnA, with product MISAIAQELREHSRFLLATHVNPDGDAIGSLGALALVLEGMGKTVLAYCQDQVPGFLEFMPFADRIVHEIPTGENFDAAVVLDCGEVNRLGKGAEAVLQAGKIIHIDHHSSGNGFGDLNLIRPECSSTAELLYEIFGALAVELSKPVAVNIYTAILTDTGSFRFANTTARALSIAAEMVSLGVEPEEVASAVYDSMTPGRLRLLATSLQTLTLRADGRVAAIWVSREMLADTGTTAQDTEGLVNYPRSLRTVEIAVLFKELTTGEINVSLRSRGKCNVADFAQMYAGGGHENAAAFRLKGTLEQVVDEVLQAAEEYLQGKLP
- the rpsO gene encoding 30S ribosomal protein S15; protein product: MALTAEKKREVIENFKTHETDTGSPEVQIALLSERIAYLTEHFKVHAKDHHSRRGLLKLVGQRRRLLNYLKRTDVARYRTVVERLGLRR